In Gloeomargarita sp. SKYB120, the sequence TGGCCAAAACATCCAAGCCTGAGGAATTGCAGCGGTTAATTAGTGGGGGTGCGACACCAGCCGCTGCGACACGCGCCTAGCTCCTCCCTGTCGTGGTTCATCCATTTGGAGGTTCCCGCTTATGCCCACCTACATTGCCCGTGTCCGTGACGCCCAAGGTCGTTCCCGAGAAAGGCGCCTGCAGGCCGAAGACTTTAAGGCGGCCCGCGCCATCCTACGGGAGTCAGGGTTTTTTGTGCAGGAAATTAAGGAGGCCGCGCCGTTTGACCCCTTCAAAACGGAACTGGACATTTCCTTTCTGAGTACGGTTTCCATCAAGGACAAGGCCCTGTTTTCGCGCCAGTTTGCGGCCCTGGTGAATGCCGGCGTGCCGATGGTGAGAGCCTTAGGCATTCTGGCGGAACAGCAGACCAACCCCAAGCTGAAAAAAGTGTTGATGGCGGTGAGCGCCGATGTGCAACAGGGCACCAGCCTGTCGGAGGCGATGCGGCAGCACCCCGAGGTCTTTGACAACCTGTACGTGGCGATGGTGCAAGCTGGGGAAGTTGGCGGGGTGCTCGATGAAGTGCTGAACCGGCTGGCAAAGCTGCTGGAGGATGCGGCGCGCCTGGAGCAACAAATCAAGTCGGCGTTGGCTTATCCAGTGGCGGTGGCTTTCATTGCAATAGCGGCATTTCTGGGGATGGTCATCTTTTTGATTCCCATTTTTGGGGGGATTTTTGAGAGTTTGGGAGGCCAATTGCCCGCTTTTACGCAGTTCATGGTGGACTTGAGTAAATGGATGCGCAATCCCGTCAACTTGGCGATCCTGGTGGCGGTCGTAGCGGGCGCTGTGATTGGCTATGGAACCGCCTACAGCACCCGGGCTGGACGGGAAGTGATTGACCGGATTGCCTTAAACTTACCTATTTTCGGCGACCTGATCCGTAAAAATGCGGTGGCCCGTTTCAGCCGGACTTTCGGTTCGCTAGCCAGGTCGGGGGTACCCGTGTTGACGTCCCTGGAGATCGTGCGAGACACAGCGGGGAATCAAATTATTGCCAACGCAATCGAGGCGGCGCGGGAGGAAATTCAGGCTGGGGGTCTGATTTCCGTGGCATTACAGAAAGAAAAGGTCTTCCCGAATATGGCGATTCAGATGATTAGCGTGGGGGAAGAGACTGGTGAACTGGATTCCATGATCAACAAGGTGGCTGACTTCTACGAAGCTGAAGTTGAGGCGGCGGTCAAGTCTCTCACCAGCATCATGGAGCCAGCGATGATTGTTCTGCTAGGGGGGTTAGTAGGGTCCGTGCTAGTGGCAATGTACTTGCCCATGTTCAAGATCTTCGACTTGGTTAAGTAGAGACCTGGTTGGCGGCGAGTGGTGCAGGCAAAATGGCATTGCCCTTTTCTTTTCCATCACGTGCGCGAGCACTGGTGGGGTTCTAGACCTGGGAACCTAGGGTCGTTTTATACGATGGGAAGGCAAGTAGGGAACGGGAGATGGCTCACATGAGACGCGAAGCGATAGCTGTGGGTTTACTGTTGGGTGTAGCGGTCGTCTTCGGGCAGGAATCCCTGGATTCTGCCGACCCCGCAACGGCGGTTTCCAAAGTGGCCAAGGGCATTACGGTGTTGATTGATGGGGTCAATCCAGGTTCCGGTGTCATCGTGGGCCGAGAAGGGACTATGTACACTGTACTTACAGCCGCTCATGTCGTACCGGTGCAAGATGAATACGATATTGTGACGCCAGACGGGCAACGCCACCCCCTCAAATACAGCACGGTGCAGAAGCTGGCTGGGGTGGATATGGCGACGGCCAAGTTCACCAGCGACAAAACTTACCCAGTTGCCGTGTTCGGAGATGCCAGTAGGTTGGTAGAAGGGACGCCGGTTTACGTGGCGGGGTTTCCCCAGCGGAGCGCTGCGATTACCGAACCGGTTTATAACTTCACTGTTGGACGGATCACAGCCAACGCCAGCCGCCCTTTAGCTGATGGATACAGCTTGGTCTACACCAACCCCACACTCCCGGGGATGAGCGGCGGTCCGGTTTTGGATAGCCAGGCCAAATTGGTGGGCGTGCATGGGCGGGCCGATGGAGGGCAACTGGAGCGGCAAGCGGAAACCGTGTATGTCAAAACCGGGTTTAACCTGGGGATACCCATCAACACCTATCTCAGTCTCGCTCCCCGTCCTGCAGTGGTTGCGGGTGTGCCCCTGAAGCCAAACCCCGCCCCTGTCCGTGTGGCGATGAATCCCAATCCCAGCCGAGCTGATGACTTCTACCTGCTGGCCAGCGAGCGGTATCGCCAGGGGGACATTGCCGGCGCGTTGAACCAACTAACCCAAGCGGTGCGGGCCAATCCCAACTATGCGGCGGCCTATGCCACACGGGGGGTGATGCGCTACATCCAGCGGGACCAGCAGGGGGCTATTCAGGACTTTGACCAGGCGATTCGGCTGGACCCCAATTACCCTGAACCCTATGTAGGGCGCGGTTTGGCCCGCTCTGCGCTCGGGGACAAGGCGGGTGCCATTGCTGACTACACGCGGGCGTTGGAGTTACGACCCACCTACGCCGAAGCCTTTTACAATCGAGGTGTTTTGCTCTACAACCAGCGGCGGGTGCAGGAGGGCATTGAAGACCTGCGCAAGGCGGCGGAACTCTATCTCCAGCAGGGCAATGCGGTGGAGTACCAGCGCACCCAGGAAACCCTGCGAGTTGCCACTAGCCAGTGCCGACAACAGATTCGTACCCTGTGTGATTGGTGAATCAATACGCCCCGAACGCTTGGCTGTAGATAGGGCTTTGCTCTGCGCCTAACCAATCCTGCTGTCTAGCGAGACGGTTGCGCCAGAGCCTTCCACTCCGCCGGCGTCAGAGTCTTCATGGTCAGCGCGTGGAGTTCATTGGTCGCTAGGACGCTCTGCAACGCCTGATACACCAGTTGGTGCCGCTGCACCCGGCTTTTCCCCGCAAACGCCTCCGACACAATCACCGCCTGCCAGTGGTCCCCGCTCCCCGTCAGGTCCTGGAGTTCCACATAGGCGTCCGTCAGATGCGCTTGAATCAGTTGGGTCAGGGTTTGCGGCGAGAGCATCGGTGCTTTACGAACGTCGTACCCCCATTATGCCAAAGCGTAGGCCGGTGGGGGATGCCATGCGTTCGGCCATTTGCGTAACGTAATATATAAAATTGACCTGCATTTGCAACGCCGTTGTTACAGCGATTAACAAACCTGATTGTCCGGTGGTGGTCTGATTTTACGCTGCAAACGCGGTTGATGGCGGCAGCGACGCTGGTGGTTTCCCTGTTGATGAGTGTTTTAACCTTTTGGGCCGTCAACAGTATTCAACAGGATGCCCGTCTGAATGACACCCGTTTTGGTCGGGATTTGGGTTTGCTACTGGCAGCCAATGTAGCGCCCCTGGTTGCCCAGGACAACCGCACGGAATTGGCCCGTCTTTCCGAGAAGTTCTACAACAGCACCTCCAGTATTCGCTATATTCTCTACGCTGATAAAGAAGGGGAAATTTATTTTGGAATTCCCTTTTCAGCCGTCGAAGTCCAGAATTCCTTAACCCTGCGGCGACGGATTCAACTCCCTGAATTAACCGAGCCAGACCAACCCTTCGTGCGGCAACATTTGACCCCAGATGGTTTAATTGCCGATATCTTTGTGCCCTTGATTCAAGAGGGTGAATATCTGGGCATTTTAGCGCTGGGGATCAATCCGAATCCCACGGTTTTAAGCGCATCCTTACTGACACGGAATATCACGTTAGCCGTCTTTATTTCGATTTGGGTTTTGGTGATTTTGGGGGGCGTATTTAACGCGATTACAATTACACGACCGATTCGGGAATTGTTAATTGGTGTGAAAAACATTGCATCGGGCAACTTCCGGCAACGGATTGACCTACCCTTTGGCGGGGAACTGGGAGAACTCATTGAAAGTTTCAACGAAATGGCGGAACGGTTGGCCCGCTACGAAGAACAAAATATCGAGGAGATCACCGCTCAAAAAGCTAAGCTGGATACTCTCATGTCCACCATTGCCGATGGGGCCATCTTACTCGACCGCGATTTGAAAATTGTGCTGGTCAACCCAGCAGCAGAGCGGATGTTCGGCTGGTCCGGCAAAGAAGTGTTGGGTCAAGCGGTGGCCCCTTTACTCCCAGAACCGGTTGCCACGACCCTAGCGCAGCCTCTAGCTGACTTGGTGCAAAAAACGCCGCCGAGCGGCGAACCTATGGAGTTTTGCATCACATTAGAATCCCCCTACAAGCGCACGTTAAAAATCCTGTTGACCACCGTTTATGACCATGTCCGCAATCAGCTTCAGGGCATCGCCATTACTATCCAAGATGTGACGCGCGAGATGGAATTGAACGAGGCCAAAAGTCATTTCATCAGTAATGTTTCCCATGAACTGCGCACGCCCCTGTTTAACATCAAATCCTTTATCGAAACCCTTTACGAATATGGCGATAGTTTGACCGAAGAGCAAAAACAGGATTTTCTGGAAACTGTCAATCGGGAGACCGACCGGCTCACGCGCCTTGTCAACGATGTGCTAGACATTTCGCGTTTGGAGTCCGGTAAACCCTATCCCTTGGGTCCCACTTCCCTTAGCGCTGTCATTGACCAGACCTTGCGCTCCCATCGTCTCACCGCACGGGACAAGGGGATTCATCTCGCGGCGGTGGTGGACCCCGACCTACCGGATGTCATTGGGCACTACGATTTGTTGCTCCAAGTATTAGCAAATCTCGTCGGCAATGCCATCAAATTTACCCCTTCGGGTGGTTATGTCATTATCTGGGCCTTTCCCTGGGAGGGACGGGTACGGGTGGAGGTCAGCGATACGGGAATTGGCATCCCGCCGGAGCATCAAAAGGCCATTTTTGGCCGGTTTTTCCGTGTCGAAAATCGCGTGCATACCCTGGAGGGAACGGGGCTAGGTCTCTCGATTGTCAAAAGCATTTTGCAGAAACATAATACGGATATTCATCTGATCAGTGAGGTGGGCCTGGGCAGTAGTTTTTGGTTTGATTTGGAACCGGTGACCTAAACGCCACCCTTTGCTACAATGGCGGGCAAATCAAGGAATCGGTAGCGATGTCTCCCTTTTGGCGGAATTTTTGGCTGGCCTTCGCTTTGAGTTTACTGCTGACAGCGGCATTGATGTGGTTAGACGGTCAGAATTTGCTGAGTTCTGAATTCCATTTCGTTGGGGCCAAGGGGATGATTGCTGCTCAGGGGCCAGACCCGCGTTTGAGCGCAATTGGTTTTGCGTTTCCGGCGCTTCTCATTTACGTCACCATGCTGGTTGGTTCGCCCATTACAACCCAAGTGCTTCTAGTAATTGGGTTGATATGGTTCATGACCTGGTTGGTCGAGCAGTTGCCTGTGTCACGGTTGTGGCGAGGGGTGATTTTGCTGGCGCTGCTTCTCAATCCAGCCTTTTGGGTCATGGTGTTAACCAGTCCAACGTGGACAGCGATGAGTCTGTTTCTGGGCTTGAGCGTTCTGCTCTACTGGCACCTGGTCCAGCCCCGTGATACGCAGTATCCCCTGAGCGTGAATCTGGTGCTGTTAGGGTTGACGTTGGCCCCCTTGATGCTATTGCGTTACGAATGCTGGTGGTTGGTGCCGGTGTTTGGACTCCTCGGCTGGTTTGTCCTAAAGGACCCCCATCCCCCCTTGAAATTAACCGTTGTCCTGGTCACCATCTTTATGCCCATCATTGCCATCCTGGGCTTTTTGTATGTGAACTGGTTGATCGAGGGAAATCCATTTTATTTTTTGGAAGCGGCGGGGAACGGTTTGCGCTGGCCAGGTATGGGGGTGTGGCTAGAATCGGCCCAAGGCTTGGACGCCCTGGCGGACAGTGGGACGTGGCTAGGACAAACGCTACCGGTTTATTACCTGCTGGCTGGGCTGGTGCTTTGGCAAAGTCGCGACCGCTGGCTGGCCCGTAGCTTGCTCCTGGTGTTGCCGATTCTCTTGATGACGATCATGCGATGGCAGGGCAATTTTCTGTCCCAAATCAGCAGCGCTGGGGCGTTTTTAATTCTTGTTCCCATCACCCTTTTGCAAGTGCGGGAATGCCGGATGTACCACCTGATACCGGTTGGTTTCCTGCTAGGCATTTCCCTCTACAGCACCCTGCATTGTTTACAAACCCAGCGTTTGATGCCCGAGGAGCAATTGGTGTGGCGATACCTCACCGGAAAAACGGGAGTGCTAAGTAGCCCGGTGTTGCGCTGGCGTCAGCAGCAAATCGCCCAACAGGAAATTGCTGACATCCTGTTTCAGCGCCTGCGTCCAGGGCAGCGGATTCTCTTAGATGACACTGTCAATTTCAGCTTTATTTATCTACTGCAAGATTCGCGGCGATTTGTTCTGCCCCATCAATACGAATTCAACCTGGCGCTCAGCCGGCCCGAGGACGTTGTGGACTATATCTTGGTGCGGCGAGAGACGACCCTAGAACCCCTATCAGACCAAATTTTTGTGGACGAGCCGTCTCTGCAAAAACGCTTCGGCTCCTTCGTCGGGGTTGCCAGTAACGATTTCTACCAGTTATTTCAACGGGTTAGCGGGGAAAGATAGCTTGAATTTGCGCCGCGGTCATGCCGTAAAATTCGTCCCGATGTTGCAGGCCGTCCAGCAACCAGAGAAAAACGCCTTTAGCCCCCAACGCAAACGCCAATTCAGACCAGTGGCGATAGAGTTGGATGCGTTCGTGCTGGAGTGCTTGGCTCGGTAGAGGACGTTTATCTACGGCGCTGCGAGGACGACACCAGCCCAACTCCCCAACATACCAGGGTTTTCGATTCATGGCGAGGGCGCGCGAGCGCAACCATTCATCTCCTAGTTGCTGACAGGCGCTCAGGGTCGGTGGGCGGTCCGAACGCAACAGGAAATCCCAGCCCCGGCGGTCTGTGAAGGGAAGCCCAGCTAGGCTAGTTTTGCGCAGTTCGACGGCGGGATGGGTGTACATGTGAATCGTGCCCAGGGTGAGCGCCGGGCGCGTCATGTTCAGAGCCAGGTCAATGCCTTCGTAAAACTGGGGGTCCGCCCGTAGGTACGTTAGGGGCAACGAAGGTGTGCGATTCAGCCACCCCTCCTCGCCGGAGGCGACCCAAACGGAGCGGGGCATGTGGCGCTGGATAAAAACCGCCTGCCGTTGCAACCAATCGGCGACCACGTCCTGCATAAAAACCCCAGGTTTCACGGGCCGGTTGGCCTGGGCGTATATCCCTTTGCCTCGGGGTTCATTGAGAATGTCAATGGCAATCACGTTTGGATGGGTGGCGAGCAAGCGCAGCACTTCGCCTGTGTGTTGTTGAAACAGTTGTTCCACGCGCGGATTGAGATAGAAATCGGCGCCGTACTGCAGGTATTTATCCTGGTCCTTTAGGGTCACAAAGGCGTTGAGCCACGTTCCCGGCGGGATGGCCCCCGCCCACTCCAAATAGCGCAAAATTCCCCCATAGGATAGCCAGTAATTGCCTAGGACAGGGATGAGAAAAAACTCCAATTCGCCCAGGCTTTCGACCAGAGCCTCCAGGATGCGAAAGACCAGTTCAACGGGTTGATTCGGAGCTAGCCACATGGCGCCGTCAAACGTGCCGTCGGGAACGCCCGGCGCTGATACGGGATAGTCATTAAACGCCCAAAACCGCACAGCGTTAATCCGACTCTGGCGGCGGAGCGTTTGTAACCCCAAATCCTGGACCAGATAGGTTTGGATGATGTCCTTCAAGGGCCGTTGGGGGTGCTGCTGCACTTTGCGGTAACTTTCCACCAGCAGGTAGTAGGCATTCACGCCGTAGAGACGGAGCGTTTGGGCGGGTAAGGCGGTGGTGAGTGCCAAAGAAATCGCGCCCGATAGCACCGTTCGCCGTGAGAGAGAAGCCATTACTTCCCAGTGGCAATCGCCCCGCCGAAGGTCAACCACACACCCAATTCAAAACCGTAACCCGGCCCATCAATTTGCTTATAGGCGGCGGGTACAACCCGAATGAAATCGTTGGCTTTGATGCGGAATTGACCAACGACTTTGGTGAAATCTGCTTCCCGGTCCTGGGTGCCGATAATGCTGTCAATTTGGGCGGCGACATCGAGGCGGTCGGTGACCGGAATTGCCACCTCAGCAAAGGTGCGAAATTCGTCCGAACGCCTGCTGAAATAGGGACGGTAGGCCACTTCAATTGTCCAATAACCAAACCGGTTCCCCACCGCGAACGAACGACTCACCGGCACTCGCACGTCCAAACCCACGCCGCCGCGCGACAGGGGCAACGGCGCATTGGGGTCGTAACCCAAGGGAATAATCGGTGTGACCTGCAAAGCTGCCGCCCAGCGGGGGTCTTGGGTAAACCGCCAGCGCACACCCACTTCCCCATCGAAAAAACCACTGTTGGTACGGGCCGGATTGAATTGCTCATCGCGAATCCATTGATAGGGCACTTTGAAAATCAACGTGATGTTTTCTCGCAATCCATATTCGGCGTAGGCTTCCAGCTCCCACTTTTCAAAGGTGCGACTTGCCAAGGTACGG encodes:
- a CDS encoding tetratricopeptide repeat-containing serine protease family protein, which produces MAHMRREAIAVGLLLGVAVVFGQESLDSADPATAVSKVAKGITVLIDGVNPGSGVIVGREGTMYTVLTAAHVVPVQDEYDIVTPDGQRHPLKYSTVQKLAGVDMATAKFTSDKTYPVAVFGDASRLVEGTPVYVAGFPQRSAAITEPVYNFTVGRITANASRPLADGYSLVYTNPTLPGMSGGPVLDSQAKLVGVHGRADGGQLERQAETVYVKTGFNLGIPINTYLSLAPRPAVVAGVPLKPNPAPVRVAMNPNPSRADDFYLLASERYRQGDIAGALNQLTQAVRANPNYAAAYATRGVMRYIQRDQQGAIQDFDQAIRLDPNYPEPYVGRGLARSALGDKAGAIADYTRALELRPTYAEAFYNRGVLLYNQRRVQEGIEDLRKAAELYLQQGNAVEYQRTQETLRVATSQCRQQIRTLCDW
- a CDS encoding ATP-binding protein, yielding MAAATLVVSLLMSVLTFWAVNSIQQDARLNDTRFGRDLGLLLAANVAPLVAQDNRTELARLSEKFYNSTSSIRYILYADKEGEIYFGIPFSAVEVQNSLTLRRRIQLPELTEPDQPFVRQHLTPDGLIADIFVPLIQEGEYLGILALGINPNPTVLSASLLTRNITLAVFISIWVLVILGGVFNAITITRPIRELLIGVKNIASGNFRQRIDLPFGGELGELIESFNEMAERLARYEEQNIEEITAQKAKLDTLMSTIADGAILLDRDLKIVLVNPAAERMFGWSGKEVLGQAVAPLLPEPVATTLAQPLADLVQKTPPSGEPMEFCITLESPYKRTLKILLTTVYDHVRNQLQGIAITIQDVTREMELNEAKSHFISNVSHELRTPLFNIKSFIETLYEYGDSLTEEQKQDFLETVNRETDRLTRLVNDVLDISRLESGKPYPLGPTSLSAVIDQTLRSHRLTARDKGIHLAAVVDPDLPDVIGHYDLLLQVLANLVGNAIKFTPSGGYVIIWAFPWEGRVRVEVSDTGIGIPPEHQKAIFGRFFRVENRVHTLEGTGLGLSIVKSILQKHNTDIHLISEVGLGSSFWFDLEPVT
- a CDS encoding BolA/IbaG family iron-sulfur metabolism protein; this translates as MLSPQTLTQLIQAHLTDAYVELQDLTGSGDHWQAVIVSEAFAGKSRVQRHQLVYQALQSVLATNELHALTMKTLTPAEWKALAQPSR
- a CDS encoding type II secretion system F family protein gives rise to the protein MPTYIARVRDAQGRSRERRLQAEDFKAARAILRESGFFVQEIKEAAPFDPFKTELDISFLSTVSIKDKALFSRQFAALVNAGVPMVRALGILAEQQTNPKLKKVLMAVSADVQQGTSLSEAMRQHPEVFDNLYVAMVQAGEVGGVLDEVLNRLAKLLEDAARLEQQIKSALAYPVAVAFIAIAAFLGMVIFLIPIFGGIFESLGGQLPAFTQFMVDLSKWMRNPVNLAILVAVVAGAVIGYGTAYSTRAGREVIDRIALNLPIFGDLIRKNAVARFSRTFGSLARSGVPVLTSLEIVRDTAGNQIIANAIEAAREEIQAGGLISVALQKEKVFPNMAIQMISVGEETGELDSMINKVADFYEAEVEAAVKSLTSIMEPAMIVLLGGLVGSVLVAMYLPMFKIFDLVK